GATCAATTGAAAAATTCAACTGAGCGATTTGCGGTTGTCGGGATTGCTTGTTTTATTAAATCTGTAAGACTTTTACAATTCTATCATCCTGAATTAAAAGATAAAATAAAATTTACAATTGGTATAATATGTGGTGGAGTAAAAAGTAAATTTTTTGCCGAATACCTAGCTGGTAAGACTGGCGTTTCAAGTGATCAATTCAGTCAACCAAAGTTCAGGATTAAAGATCTACAGAGTACTGCATCAGACTACTCTTTTGGCTGTAATGACATCAATGGTCAACAGCACACAATAAAAATGAGAAAAGTAGGTGATATGTGGGGATCCGGTATGTTCAAAAACAATGCTTGTGATTTTTGTGATGATGTTACAACAGAATTAGCTGATATCTCGTTAGGTGATGCATGGATAAATCCATATAACAAGGATGGAAAAGGGACAAATGTTATAGTTACACGAACAGAATTGGCTGAAAGATTAATTAATGATGGGATCATCCACAAAGAGTTAGCTGTAGATACTTTGGAGTTTGATCATTTTCTGTCTTCTCAACAAGGAAGTTTCAACCATCGGCAAAAAGCTTTGGGATATAGAATAAAATTAGCTAAAAGTAAAGGTTTTATTATTCCACCAAAGCGTCACGATAATGAAAATATTTCACTGGATTTTAAATTAGTACAAAAGCAGCGGATGGCTGTAAGAAAGCTAAGTTTAGTACAATGGCCTGTTTCAAAAGATAGTTTAGAATTTGATCAGACTATGTTTAAATCTAGAGAGAACTTAAGGAAAAGAACCAGAATATATCATTACGTAAGGGCGATCAAAAGAAGATTAAGAATATGAAAATAGGCATTCTAACACAACCTCTACACAATAATTATGGTGGTTTATTGCAAAACTTTGCTTTACAAACAACTCTAAAGAAATTAGGACATGAATCTCAAACTATAAATATAAAAAACAGAGAGAATTTAAAATTGCGCAAATATGCTTCATTATTAAAAAGAACTGTTTTAAAGTTATCTGGTCAGAAAATTAGAGTGCGTGCCTGGCCAACAGAAGAAGAAAAAGAAATTATATCTAAATACACCCAACAATTTATTAAGAAAAATATCACAACTACAGATTTAATTACTAAAAAATTAGATGAAAAGTTAATAGATAAATATAGTTTTGATGCTTATATTGTGGGAAGTGACCAGGTTTGGAGACCAAAATATTCTC
This portion of the Lascolabacillus massiliensis genome encodes:
- a CDS encoding Coenzyme F420 hydrogenase/dehydrogenase, beta subunit C-terminal domain, whose protein sequence is MKKNIFDAVVKQDMCIGCGACLYSSSNDNISMNWSKEGFLIPTSETPELESEKSLKVCPFNPFPDKEVRTENEIADIFLNDAPNHHKRVGKFYNTYVGYSNKYRLTSSSGGLATYLIDQLFKEDIIDAVITVKEGKDSFYEYSVIRSTDELISTSETKYYPVTLGTVIDQLKNSTERFAVVGIACFIKSVRLLQFYHPELKDKIKFTIGIICGGVKSKFFAEYLAGKTGVSSDQFSQPKFRIKDLQSTASDYSFGCNDINGQQHTIKMRKVGDMWGSGMFKNNACDFCDDVTTELADISLGDAWINPYNKDGKGTNVIVTRTELAERLINDGIIHKELAVDTLEFDHFLSSQQGSFNHRQKALGYRIKLAKSKGFIIPPKRHDNENISLDFKLVQKQRMAVRKLSLVQWPVSKDSLEFDQTMFKSRENLRKRTRIYHYVRAIKRRLRI